One genomic segment of bacterium includes these proteins:
- a CDS encoding T9SS type A sorting domain-containing protein, with protein MRKLVLLLNIFLLTTAITLPQWTNQNPVPEGNHLWSTFFITDNTGWIVGSDGFIRKTANGGLDWFEQNGGTSSTLRSVQFINENTGWICGENGLIIKTTDGGANWFGLSSGTTENLTDIHFIDSNIGYVVGYNETILKTSDGGSSWSTQNTGSDFDIYSVDFVDAILGYAVGGRDSSNFLKTTDGGLSWIKKTLSLGNISTPILNCVEFTNSNTGYIGSEGQFLNHSGNISKTTDGGITWFSTTLWRAIQKGDQSEHYTEDNPTDNQRGIRSIYFKDQNSGFAVGGTRDGWWRSIFTTTDAGATWENKYGYSEQTGLLSVFVNGNGKGLAVGYSGIIYTTENYGSSWFQILSGKNSLYYAGDWITSVFMINENVGWAAGYRKGIWYYPIILKTTNGGKSWITNSEFGNSFTKSSTNIFFINENSGWVSFYDRNAYKTTDGGLTWFTSGISGNSIFFINQDTGLAAYEPLGIYKSTNGGTNWTKKSSVSSRSIFFADINNGWAVGNSGSILKSTDEGESWISKTSGTTSNLNSVHFYNNNVGMSVGKYGTALLSTDGGENWVSQIIGTSSTLNSVRVTSQNTVWIVGNDGTVISSDDQGTNWISHSGLTESNLSSVHFLNENTGWIAGDNSIIKYFVEPAPPTIHFAPVWSGSGYMVMDIYVTGVELIGGGSLIAGDEIAVFDGERCVGAVLLTEPIPVGGNIIIKASTDDPGTPIIDGFINGNPISYKFWLSSISQEVSEYTANYISGSGVFVSLGSATVEFANVVPVEFISFKANVSGNKVVLNWQTATEVNNYGFEIERSSDKNNWIILGFVNGSGNREAPKDYTFIDDNLIGGNKFYYRLKQTDNDGSFVYSDIIEVDALPVSYSLYQNYPNPFNPSTTIRYQLPNEAKVIVKLYDMLGNEVSTLVNEVKQPGVYEVELNAQDLASGTYIYRLVSGGFTETRKMVLLK; from the coding sequence ATGAGAAAATTAGTTTTACTGTTGAATATCTTTTTACTGACGACAGCAATAACGCTTCCTCAATGGACTAATCAAAACCCCGTTCCCGAAGGCAATCATCTCTGGTCAACTTTTTTTATTACGGATAATACGGGATGGATTGTTGGTTCAGATGGATTCATCAGGAAAACAGCCAATGGAGGACTCGATTGGTTTGAACAAAACGGCGGAACTTCTTCAACACTGCGATCGGTTCAATTTATAAATGAAAACACAGGATGGATTTGTGGTGAGAATGGTTTAATCATTAAAACTACTGATGGCGGCGCAAATTGGTTTGGGCTATCATCCGGCACAACAGAAAATTTAACAGATATACATTTTATTGATTCTAATATTGGGTATGTGGTTGGTTACAATGAAACTATTTTGAAAACCTCCGATGGCGGCTCAAGCTGGAGTACTCAAAACACCGGTTCTGACTTCGATATTTATTCGGTTGATTTTGTGGATGCAATTTTAGGATATGCAGTTGGTGGCAGAGATTCAAGCAATTTTCTTAAAACTACTGATGGTGGACTTAGCTGGATAAAGAAAACTTTATCATTAGGTAATATATCAACCCCGATTTTAAACTGTGTTGAGTTCACAAATTCGAACACTGGTTACATTGGTTCGGAAGGTCAGTTCCTTAATCATTCAGGAAATATCAGTAAAACTACTGATGGCGGAATAACATGGTTTTCCACGACTTTATGGAGAGCTATTCAGAAAGGGGATCAGTCTGAACATTATACAGAAGACAATCCGACTGATAATCAAAGAGGTATAAGATCAATTTATTTCAAAGATCAGAATAGCGGATTTGCTGTCGGTGGTACGAGAGATGGTTGGTGGAGAAGTATTTTTACAACTACCGATGCCGGCGCAACCTGGGAAAATAAATATGGTTATTCAGAACAAACAGGGTTACTTTCTGTTTTTGTAAATGGCAACGGAAAAGGATTAGCTGTTGGATACAGCGGTATTATTTATACAACTGAAAATTACGGATCTTCATGGTTTCAAATTCTCAGCGGGAAAAATTCACTTTACTATGCAGGCGATTGGATCACCTCCGTTTTTATGATCAATGAAAATGTTGGATGGGCGGCCGGATATAGAAAAGGAATTTGGTATTATCCAATAATTTTAAAAACTACCAACGGCGGAAAAAGCTGGATTACTAATTCTGAGTTCGGCAATTCATTTACTAAATCATCAACGAATATCTTTTTCATAAATGAAAACAGCGGCTGGGTTAGCTTTTATGATAGAAATGCATACAAAACTACTGATGGCGGGCTTACATGGTTTACGAGTGGAATTTCCGGCAATAGTATATTTTTTATAAACCAGGATACAGGACTGGCCGCTTATGAACCTCTTGGTATTTACAAATCAACAAACGGCGGAACGAATTGGACTAAGAAAAGTTCTGTGAGCAGTCGCAGTATATTTTTTGCTGATATCAATAATGGATGGGCAGTTGGTAACAGCGGAAGCATTTTGAAATCAACTGACGAGGGCGAAAGCTGGATTTCAAAAACAAGCGGCACCACTTCTAACTTAAATTCGGTTCATTTCTATAACAACAATGTAGGAATGTCCGTTGGTAAATATGGAACAGCTTTGTTGTCAACAGATGGAGGGGAAAACTGGGTATCACAAATTATTGGCACTTCCAGCACATTAAATTCTGTTAGGGTAACCAGCCAGAATACTGTATGGATTGTTGGTAATGACGGGACAGTAATAAGCAGTGATGATCAGGGAACTAACTGGATATCTCATTCGGGGTTAACGGAAAGCAATTTGTCTTCAGTACATTTTCTAAATGAAAACACAGGCTGGATTGCGGGAGACAATAGTATAATTAAATATTTTGTCGAGCCAGCACCTCCAACAATCCATTTCGCACCGGTGTGGTCCGGTAGCGGATATATGGTTATGGATATCTATGTAACAGGAGTAGAACTAATTGGCGGCGGAAGTCTTATTGCCGGTGATGAAATAGCAGTGTTTGACGGTGAGCGTTGTGTGGGAGCCGTGCTTCTCACCGAACCAATTCCTGTTGGTGGAAATATAATTATTAAAGCATCAACAGATGATCCGGGAACACCCATAATAGATGGTTTTATTAATGGAAATCCGATTAGCTATAAATTCTGGTTATCATCAATATCCCAGGAAGTATCGGAATACACTGCAAACTATATTTCAGGAAGCGGTGTGTTTGTTTCACTTGGTTCAGCCACTGTTGAATTCGCCAATGTAGTGCCCGTCGAATTTATTTCTTTCAAAGCCAACGTATCCGGTAATAAGGTTGTTCTCAATTGGCAGACTGCAACCGAAGTGAATAACTATGGTTTTGAAATTGAACGCAGTTCAGACAAAAATAATTGGATAATATTAGGTTTTGTCAATGGAAGCGGAAACAGAGAAGCACCAAAAGATTATACCTTTATTGATGACAATTTAATTGGGGGGAATAAGTTTTATTACCGCCTGAAACAAACAGACAACGATGGCAGTTTCGTATATTCAGATATTATTGAAGTGGATGCGCTACCGGTCAGCTATTCACTTTATCAAAATTATCCTAATCCGTTCAATCCCTCCACAACAATAAGATATCAGCTGCCCAATGAAGCAAAAGTAATTGTAAAGCTTTATGATATGCTCGGTAACGAAGTATCCACACTTGTTAACGAAGTTAAGCAACCCGGAGTTTATGAGGTTGAATTGAACGCACAAGATCTTGCAAGCGGCACTTACATCTACAGGTTAGTCTCAGGAGGGTTTACTGAAACCCGGAAGATGGTGCTGCTCAAATAA
- a CDS encoding DUF4412 domain-containing protein, translating to MKKIKALFILIFFLLAGLNYAQGKFEGKIKMEVEADGEKQVIDYSVKDLRFRMEVPESEGAMVYDSHANKMYIIMDEQKAYMENFMLPEMDKSSGSYTKTGETKDLLGYKCEKFLFQQDDRKGEAWMTKDLGGFILFGDLNQQKFNIPSWKSEVLDAGYFPLQVIEYDSEGEVMNTFNVIEVVPQELDADLFIPPSSYKKFEMPGMNMDMLMNAE from the coding sequence ATGAAAAAAATAAAAGCATTGTTCATCTTAATATTTTTTCTATTAGCGGGACTTAATTATGCTCAAGGAAAATTTGAAGGTAAGATCAAAATGGAAGTAGAAGCTGATGGAGAAAAGCAGGTAATCGACTATTCTGTTAAAGATTTACGATTCCGAATGGAAGTTCCTGAATCGGAGGGGGCTATGGTTTACGATAGTCATGCAAATAAGATGTATATAATTATGGATGAGCAAAAAGCATATATGGAAAACTTTATGCTTCCCGAGATGGATAAGAGTTCGGGAAGTTACACGAAGACAGGGGAAACGAAAGATCTCCTGGGATATAAATGTGAAAAATTCCTTTTCCAGCAGGATGACAGAAAAGGTGAAGCTTGGATGACAAAGGATTTGGGTGGATTTATTCTTTTTGGTGATTTAAATCAACAGAAGTTCAATATTCCCAGCTGGAAAAGTGAAGTTCTTGACGCTGGTTATTTCCCATTGCAGGTAATTGAATATGACAGCGAGGGAGAAGTTATGAATACATTTAATGTTATCGAAGTTGTTCCTCAGGAATTAGATGCGGATTTATTTATTCCCCCATCCTCTTATAAAAAGTTTGAAATGCCGGGAATGAATATGGACATGCTTATGAATGCAGAGTAA
- a CDS encoding T9SS type A sorting domain-containing protein: MYAVLDQENAITEIHDNNNKGFNILGSSSVSGIDDSENYIPDTYVLYQSYPNPFNPTTTIKYSLPNSDVVSLKVFDILGREVAVLVNEYKPSGTYAAEFNASEFASGVYFYRLQSGNFVQTKKMVLIK, from the coding sequence ATTTATGCTGTTTTGGATCAAGAAAATGCAATTACAGAAATACACGATAACAATAACAAAGGATTTAATATTTTAGGATCATCCTCTGTTTCTGGTATTGATGATAGTGAAAATTATATTCCGGACACATATGTTCTCTATCAATCATATCCGAATCCATTTAATCCAACTACAACGATTAAATACTCATTACCCAACAGCGACGTAGTAAGTCTGAAAGTATTTGATATACTTGGAAGAGAAGTAGCTGTGCTTGTGAATGAATATAAACCCTCAGGGACATATGCAGCTGAATTCAATGCATCCGAATTTGCAAGCGGAGTTTATTTTTATCGATTGCAATCAGGAAACTTTGTGCAAACGAAGAAAATGGTATTAATTAAATAA